The Moorena producens PAL-8-15-08-1 genomic interval GATGGCGAATCTGGAGTTTTTTCGGCACTGACGCCAGCAATACTAAACCTTCACTGTCAATCCTAGTACTAAGACTTGCTAGACATTGCCCACCCTATTGTTAGACAATCACGCATTCCTGGGTAATCAAATCAGCTGCGCGGGTATCATCCGTGAAGTTAGCAATCCCTCTCTTGATTCTATCGGTGCTGTATTTCCAACTAACTATCAGAGTGCTATCGTTACCAGGCTCAAGGGTTTCTGGCACGTTTATGGAAATCCCGTCGGGAAAATCAAATATTAATCGACCGTCCTTCGGCCAATGGGTAGGGTAATCTGGCAGGGGAATTTCATCAAAGGTGCCTGATCGTAATACCAGGGTGTCTATGGCCTTAATGCTCGGATAATCCCGATTACTTACCTCTGGTGTCTGATTAGACCAGGGAAATGGGACAAGGTCAAGTTTTACTTCGCGAAACAAGGAAATCCTGGAGAGTACACATCGATTCTCTGAGTCCTTGGAGGGATCGGGAAGATAACTAATTACCACGCTGATACGACGGTTCCCTTGGAACAGGTAAATTTCGGAGAAGTTGGCCTGGTCTTTCCTCAGAGGTCTGCTCATTACACCAGAGGATTTAGAGGAAAACATCGTCGTTGAACTCAGATCGATGGGGTGAGAGATACCTGGACCGCATTTCTCAATAATCCACGTATTTTCTTGGACTTTCGAGGGGTCGTCTTGGTTAATAAAACATAGATAATGCTCAAGTTGAGATGCATCTGCTAGAGGAGTAAATCGTCTTGTGGAATCAAGGACTTGATCAAGACTTCCGTTACCATTATATCGAGAAAGAATTCCTTTCCAGGTGAATCCATGATCCTCAATAAAGCGATACCATTGTCGGAATAATTTTTCCTCTGACTGGTCAGTTGATGGCTTCTCCTGAATCTGATTACTATCATTCATATTTCTGTACTCCGTCTAGTCTGAGTTAACCTCCTCTAAGTTAACAAAGAAAGTGATTGGCCTACGGCCAATCGCTTTCTGAAGGGGTGACAAACAGCGCTAATTTCTTCTTCGCATCTCCCCATCTCCCCATCTCCCCATCTCCCCATCTCCCCACAATCCCCATCCCCCAAGGCCCAAGACTTGATTAGTTTTCCGCAATTCTCAGCTCATCAATGTTCCATAACGGTCCCCCTAAGCTAGAAAATTTGATATTCTCGATGCGATCGCGTACTGCCTGAAAGTCTAGTGAATTGACCAGGAAAAACACGGGCAACTCCTCGGCAACGATTTCCTGGAATCGACCATAAATCGCTTTGCGTTTGCTCTGATCAAGTTCTTGTATCCCAGCATTGAACAGACGGTCAATCTCTTGCTCCCAGTCAGACACTTCCCACCCTTCTAGTGGTGGTTGTCCGGGTTGAGGACCTTGATTAAATTGATGAAACGAGCCTCCACTGTACCAGAACAGAAATACAGTGTGAGGCTCACTCACTCCTGCTCCAAAGGCACCCACATAACACTCCCAATCCCGAGTCGATAGGAGCTTTCTGAGCACAAGGTTGAAGCTGAGTACCTGCAAATCTGCTTCTATCCCAATTTGGCTCAAGTCTTGTTTAATCTGAACTGCTGCGTCCACTCGGGATTTATCGTCTGATTTCACCAGCATAGTGAATTTTACCCGGTTGCCATCCCAATCCAGCAGCTGATTTTGGGAGTTATACCTGAAACCCGCCTCTAATAGTAATTGTTTTGCTTTCTGGGGTTCATAGTTGTAGACTTTTAACCCGTCTTCTGGGGAAAGGTAATAGGGACTTTGGACAGCAATCGGGGAATGTTGTACTTCACCCAGTCCTCGATAAATATTAGTTTTCATTCTTTCCCGGTCAATAGCATAGGCTACCGCTTGTCGAAAGGCCAAGGTATTGAACCAACGGGACTTGATTGGGTCTACGAAAGGTTTTCCCTGAGCATTGCGAGCTTTGTTGAGATTAAAACCGACAAACCTAATG includes:
- a CDS encoding DUF3598 family protein, encoding MNDSNQIQEKPSTDQSEEKLFRQWYRFIEDHGFTWKGILSRYNGNGSLDQVLDSTRRFTPLADASQLEHYLCFINQDDPSKVQENTWIIEKCGPGISHPIDLSSTTMFSSKSSGVMSRPLRKDQANFSEIYLFQGNRRISVVISYLPDPSKDSENRCVLSRISLFREVKLDLVPFPWSNQTPEVSNRDYPSIKAIDTLVLRSGTFDEIPLPDYPTHWPKDGRLIFDFPDGISINVPETLEPGNDSTLIVSWKYSTDRIKRGIANFTDDTRAADLITQECVIV